GTGCGAGGCTCTTGCCGCTGCCGTCGATGGTGTAGGCGAGATCGAAGACAGCGGCGTCGCCGGGCTTCAGAGTGGTGACGCGCGGCTGGGCCTGCCCGCGCTCGACGGGGTTCGAGGTGTGGTCGGCGTCCTTGATGTCGACGCCCGCGAAGCCTGTCGCCGAGCAGGTCGCCGAACCCTTGTTGACCATCGTTATGTTGATCCTGCCGGAGCTCTGGTCAGGCGCGGCGTTCGTGGCGTCTAAGGCCAGGTCCTCCGTCTTGCAGAACGTAGTCTGGCCACCGCTCTCCGCCCGGCCGTTCGCGACACCGGAAGACGACGAGGAACTCGTCCCTGAGCCAGGCTTCGGGCTGCCCGTCTTCGCACCACCGGAGCCCGACCCGCTGTCCGGGGACGACCCACCGCCCGACGACGAAGACGGCGAAGACGAGGACGAGGGATTCTTGGCTGCCGGGGCCTGCGCGGAATCCTCACCGTTGTTGCAGGCGGTAAGCGACAGAGCCGCGGCGAGGCCGAAAACGGCGAGCCCGGCGGTACGGGACAGCTTCATGATGATCCCCAGCAGGTAGCGCGATACAAACGGTCAGCACTCTTTGTATCCCGCACCGAGTTACAGAAGCTTCCCCACTACGTCTTCGTTCTGTTACGGACGGACATCGACTGCACCAACACGCCCGGCAGGCTGAAGTCACATCTCTGCGAGGCCAGTTGGCAGGAATCACGATGACGGGCCCTCGCGCAGACCAGCGGCGCGCATCCCACCACGGGGCCCTCGACGCGATTGGCCATTGCCGCCTGCTACCGGACGTCCCGGCGGGCGGTGGGGTGCTGCGGGTCTACTCGCGGAATGGATACCGTCGGGCCATGTGCTCGAGTGAGCAGTTGCCGCAGCACCCGCGGCCGATCGCCGGCGCCCTGGACGCCGGGGCTGTGATCCCCGGCGCTGTGAACGTTCGGCTCAGACAGGGGGTCGAGTCAACACCAGCTGGCCCATCCGAAGCGGAGGGCACGGCCTCCGCACGCCGGATGGACACTCACCACACAAGATCCCTGATCAGCGGACTCTTCCGCGTGCTTTCAGGCGAGTTGCAGGGAGCTCCGGGGCAGGAATCGGGGGGCCGTCGTAGCCCTTTACCTCGCCGTAGCGGGTGCCCGTCATCCAGTCCTCCCGGAACTCCTCGATGTCCGCCTGGCTGCGCCCGATCCAGTTCCAGAACGTAACACGAGATATCCGTCTTCGTGCAGGTCAGGAACGTATTGGACCCTCCGGCGCCAGCAAAAGGTCAGCATTGGCGCCCGAGGAGTCCCGCACCGCATGGCAACGAAGTCTCTGCCCCACGGCATGGGCACCTTCCAAAAAAGAGGAGCGCTGAAGACGGTAGCCGCCGGCCCCGTCCGCGCCCAGGCCGCGCAGGAACTCGACGGTGTCCAGGGCCGCTTTGCCGGGTGCGAGTTCGTGGCGGACGGACGCCAGGTACCGGTGGACGTCGTTGCTGGATGTGGGGATGGAGGCGGCGCCGAGGTGCTCGGCTATGTACGAGACCTCGGGTCGGTCTCCAGTGACCAGGGCCTTGAACCAGCGGGAATGACCTGGCTGTCAGCGGGTCGGTCAGGGCCCGGCTGCTGTGGACCGGGCCCCGAGCGTGTGTTCAGAGACCTTGCGTCAGGAAGACGGCGTCCGGGACCTGGACGGTCTCGGGGGCGGTGCGGGGGAGGAGGCCGAGGATCTGAGCGACGACGTACTGTGCCGACATCATGGCTCCCTCCTGCCAGCCGGGCAGCGGTGATGCCTGGTCGCCGACGACGTAGAAGCAGCCGTCGCCCTCGGGCTGCAGGAGCTGCTTGTAGGCGACCTGGTGGTCGGGGTCGGCCGGGTCCCAGTCGGCCCAGCCGCCGAGCTGGTGGGGCACCTTGTGCCAGGCGATGGTCACCCCCAGGTCCTGGGGCACGGTGGTCTTCTCCCGGAACTCGCTGTGCATCTGTGCGGCGCCGTCCCGGGCCAGGCGCAGCCGGTCAGCCGGCGCGAGTTTGCCCATGTGCTCGGCGTGGTCGCCGAAGTTGTACGCCCCGGTGAGGGTGCCCGTCTTGGAGAAGTAGTCGTTGGACGGGTACCAGAACTGGGTGATGGGGTGGTCGGTCCAGCTGATGCCTCCGTAGATCTGGTTGTGGTCGTCCTCCCAGAACCGCCGGTTGGCCTGCCAGCCGACCTTGCACGTCGGCGCGAAGCCCACCGCCTCCACGGCGTTCCGGAACCCCGTGGAGAAGCCGGTCAGCGTGAGCTGCTTCAGGACCGGCAGCGGGATGTTGCTCACGCAGTAGTCGGCCGTCGTCGTCAGTTCCTGTCCGCCCGTGCGGTAGGTGACGCTGACCCCGTCGCCCGTCAGGTCGATCGAGGTGACCTCGGCATCGAGTTCGACGGTCACGTCGTACTCGGAGGTGATCCGCTCGGTGAGGGCGTGGACGATCTTGTCCATGCCGCCGACCGGCTGGAACATCGTGGCCTGCCACAGGTAGTCCACCGGCTGGTAGAACCTGTGCTTCCAGAACTCCGACTGGATCAGTTCGGCGAGGGGCAGCGGGGGCGCGGGCCGGGGGAATTCGTGGACGTCGAGGGGCTCGTCGTAGCCCGAGCGGGTGGAGCCGTGGTACTCGCCTTCCTCGTCCAGGTCGCCGAACTTGCGCAGCAGGTCCCGCAGCAGTCCGGTGAACTCGTCGCTCTCGGTCAGGGTGGCGGACAGGAGCGCGGCGAGGTGGCCGCGGGTGTCGTTGGCGATCCGCCGGTTGCGCCAGGGCTGGCCGGGCGGGGTGTGTCCCGCGCTGTGCAGGAGGTTCGCCGTCGTCTCCATGATGTACGGCTCCAGAGGCACCCCGAGGTCGGTGCAGTATTTGAGGACTCGGCGGTGGTGGTACGGGATGCGGCCGGGGCCGAGGTTGAGGTACAAGCCCTTGTCGAACGCGCAGGTGTGGGTCAGCACCGGGCTGTTGCCCTCGCCGTCGAGTTCGTACAGCTTGTCGCCCTTGCGGGCGGTGCGGTTGCGGCCGCCGGTGCGGGTCTGGGGCTCCAGGACCGTGCACCGGTAGCCGAGCCTGCCTAGTTCGTAGGCAGTGGTGAGTCCGC
The Streptomyces sp. NBC_01296 DNA segment above includes these coding regions:
- a CDS encoding DUF4232 domain-containing protein; protein product: MALDATNAAPDQSSGRINITMVNKGSATCSATGFAGVDIKDADHTSNPVERGQAQPRVTTLKPGDAAVFDLAYTIDGSGKSLAHPTDILVTPPNETHTVSLKWPAGAGGIKGAYTDVQVYPTHTTN
- a CDS encoding flavin monoamine oxidase family protein codes for the protein MSTRTSAAPSESAQSLYHAMSGLAGPLSSGEGTAPDFAAAPRPAAGEEPSVLILGAGVGGLTTAYELGRLGYRCTVLEPQTRTGGRNRTARKGDKLYELDGEGNSPVLTHTCAFDKGLYLNLGPGRIPYHHRRVLKYCTDLGVPLEPYIMETTANLLHSAGHTPPGQPWRNRRIANDTRGHLAALLSATLTESDEFTGLLRDLLRKFGDLDEEGEYHGSTRSGYDEPLDVHEFPRPAPPLPLAELIQSEFWKHRFYQPVDYLWQATMFQPVGGMDKIVHALTERITSEYDVTVELDAEVTSIDLTGDGVSVTYRTGGQELTTTADYCVSNIPLPVLKQLTLTGFSTGFRNAVEAVGFAPTCKVGWQANRRFWEDDHNQIYGGISWTDHPITQFWYPSNDYFSKTGTLTGAYNFGDHAEHMGKLAPADRLRLARDGAAQMHSEFREKTTVPQDLGVTIAWHKVPHQLGGWADWDPADPDHQVAYKQLLQPEGDGCFYVVGDQASPLPGWQEGAMMSAQYVVAQILGLLPRTAPETVQVPDAVFLTQGL